In one window of Deinococcus sonorensis KR-87 DNA:
- a CDS encoding FAD-dependent monooxygenase, which produces MHDHITDVLIVGAGPTGLTLACDLARRGIPHRIIERAPQPSTASRAKTIQPRALEVLDDLGAAARVMQRGVVDLPTRFHDAAGTVVDRPNIAARVGRPSETPFPDPVWIAQFDVEAALREQHARWNGHVEFGMEATALHQDSTGVAVDVVTGNGVQTIRARYVIGSDGGTSRIRKLVGLPLVGETYEDQRWYLGDVTAPGLDRGYLHVWTSPQGMIGLTPLPGTDLWQLQSPIPTETGEPAPPSLALYQQMLDERAGVGVVRLTSASWLSISRVNVRMVERYRQGRVFLVGDAAHVHPAAGGQGMNTGIQDAYNLGWKLAAVLGGAAPALLDTYEEERLPVAQAVLEDSNRKMQQAQSTMRRESGAGLSKTLGELSDDLTSGLSIAYPTSSLTSGAMTGASALPAGRRAPNAMGLHGPQFDGAVFDLLRGPHWTLLAFTEGPRPTLAGLDPSQVHVHQIGTREGTELQDTTGETTRTYAPDGDELILIRPDGYLAARVPVGQEAAIIGYLRPLLPDHLQHR; this is translated from the coding sequence ATGCATGATCACATCACCGACGTCCTGATTGTCGGCGCAGGACCGACCGGGCTCACGCTCGCCTGCGACCTCGCGCGGCGCGGCATTCCGCACCGCATCATCGAACGCGCGCCGCAGCCCAGCACGGCGTCGAGGGCCAAGACCATTCAGCCCAGAGCGCTCGAGGTGCTTGATGACCTGGGGGCCGCCGCGCGGGTGATGCAGCGCGGCGTGGTCGACCTGCCCACCCGCTTCCATGACGCGGCGGGCACGGTGGTGGACCGGCCGAACATCGCCGCCCGGGTCGGCCGCCCGTCCGAGACCCCGTTCCCGGACCCGGTGTGGATCGCCCAGTTTGATGTGGAAGCGGCACTCCGCGAGCAGCACGCGCGATGGAACGGTCACGTCGAGTTCGGGATGGAGGCGACCGCGCTGCACCAGGACTCCACCGGCGTGGCCGTGGACGTGGTGACCGGGAACGGCGTGCAGACCATTCGTGCTCGCTACGTCATCGGATCGGACGGTGGAACGAGCCGCATCCGCAAGCTCGTGGGGCTGCCCCTCGTGGGGGAGACGTACGAGGACCAGCGGTGGTACCTCGGGGACGTGACCGCCCCAGGGCTGGACCGGGGGTACCTGCACGTGTGGACCTCCCCGCAGGGCATGATCGGGCTCACCCCGCTCCCAGGCACCGACCTGTGGCAGCTCCAGAGCCCCATCCCGACGGAGACTGGCGAGCCCGCCCCGCCCTCGCTGGCGCTCTACCAGCAGATGCTCGACGAACGCGCCGGCGTTGGCGTGGTGAGGCTCACGAGCGCGTCCTGGCTTTCCATCTCGCGCGTGAACGTCCGGATGGTCGAGCGGTACCGTCAAGGGCGGGTCTTCCTGGTGGGCGACGCCGCGCACGTCCACCCGGCGGCGGGCGGACAGGGCATGAACACCGGCATTCAGGACGCCTATAACCTCGGGTGGAAGCTGGCCGCCGTCCTCGGTGGCGCGGCCCCGGCCCTGCTCGACACCTACGAAGAGGAACGGCTTCCGGTCGCCCAGGCGGTGCTGGAGGACAGCAACCGCAAGATGCAGCAGGCCCAGAGCACCATGCGCAGGGAGAGCGGTGCCGGCCTCTCAAAAACCCTGGGTGAGCTGTCCGACGACCTCACGAGCGGGCTGTCCATCGCCTACCCCACCAGTTCCCTGACCTCTGGGGCGATGACCGGCGCCTCCGCCCTCCCCGCTGGGCGACGCGCCCCAAACGCCATGGGACTCCACGGTCCACAGTTCGACGGGGCGGTCTTCGACCTCCTCCGCGGCCCCCACTGGACGCTCCTCGCCTTCACCGAAGGCCCCCGGCCCACCCTGGCCGGCCTTGACCCTTCCCAGGTCCACGTTCACCAGATCGGCACCCGTGAGGGGACGGAACTTCAGGACACGACGGGGGAGACGACGCGGACCTACGCCCCCGATGGCGACGAACTCATCCTCATCCGCCCGGACGGCTACCTCGCCGCACGTGTGCCCGTGGGCCAGGAAGCAGCCATCATCGGGTACCTGCGTCCTCTCCTCCCCGACCACCTTCAGCACCGCTGA
- a CDS encoding ROK family protein, giving the protein MTRPQLANQTGLSKVTVNVVVQELLNHGIAQLSIFPDQGVGRTPHRVELHPQVGAVLGVDLQPTQIHTQLSGLAGGPPKQQQVYCAEAELTNVLLDSFTQALAGSAYGPLRHVLIGLPAPVDPQGRVREPNVTHHLDVHRVTTFLDDAGVTYAFENDANLVALAATRESPGWSHVAVLVERPSGTGIGLLLGGELYRGMHGRAGEIGRARWPTPRGAAPLEGLPSPERLDATAFMLAGLVHTLDLQHVVLGLPQDRAAALQEQLSDLLDLSITTHLLPDVGDAVLRGAALLAREQAHAHLLARVEDLGGATTDVA; this is encoded by the coding sequence TTGACACGCCCGCAGCTTGCGAACCAGACCGGTCTCTCCAAGGTCACCGTCAATGTCGTGGTGCAGGAGCTCCTCAATCATGGGATCGCCCAGCTCTCCATCTTCCCCGATCAGGGCGTGGGGCGCACGCCTCACCGGGTCGAGTTGCATCCACAGGTGGGCGCGGTGCTGGGGGTGGACCTTCAGCCGACCCAGATCCACACCCAGCTCAGCGGTCTGGCGGGCGGCCCGCCCAAGCAGCAGCAGGTTTATTGCGCTGAAGCGGAGCTCACCAACGTGCTTCTGGACAGCTTCACTCAGGCGTTGGCCGGTTCTGCGTACGGGCCGCTGCGCCACGTGTTGATCGGCCTGCCGGCGCCAGTTGATCCCCAGGGGCGGGTGCGGGAACCCAATGTCACCCATCACCTCGACGTGCATCGTGTCACAACCTTTCTGGACGACGCTGGCGTGACCTACGCCTTTGAGAACGACGCGAACCTCGTGGCGCTGGCCGCCACCCGCGAATCTCCCGGCTGGAGTCACGTTGCTGTCCTGGTCGAACGGCCCAGCGGCACGGGCATCGGTCTCCTGCTCGGCGGCGAACTGTACCGGGGGATGCACGGCCGCGCCGGAGAGATTGGCCGCGCGCGCTGGCCCACCCCGCGCGGCGCGGCGCCGCTGGAAGGGTTGCCCAGCCCCGAACGCCTGGACGCCACGGCGTTCATGCTGGCTGGACTGGTGCATACCCTGGACCTGCAACATGTCGTGCTCGGGCTGCCGCAGGACCGCGCTGCTGCCCTGCAGGAACAGTTGAGCGACCTGCTGGACCTGTCGATCACCACCCACCTGCTGCCGGATGTGGGTGACGCGGTGCTGCGCGGCGCGGCCCTGCTGGCCCGCGAACAGGCACACGCACACCTGCTGGCCCGCGTGGAAGACCTGGGGGGAGCCACCACCGATGTGGCATGA
- a CDS encoding argininosuccinate lyase, with product MWHDTYLRVVLQPDYDYASEHLLPHLFDALSAHALMLDGCGVAHADEAAALLRELRREPFPAYDPSVEDVFFTLDRTLAARNAGAAGALRTALSRNDLDMTLYRLSARQRLMRAMERVLQLRRTLLDLAAREIDTVIVAYTHHQPAQPTTLAHYLTAVENVLSRDTARMLGAMTHLNLSPMGAVALGGTSVPIDRTRTAALLAFDRPIENTYDAVSASDWQVEIASVITVVSTTLSRVLYDLLFWASRGLLSLEDGLVQGSSVMPQKRNPVALEHARTKFSKAIGVTQSVIISSHNVPFGDINDPGADLQPALTSMWHDFRDGLDLLISSLTNPRLNREEWVREARQGETVVTELADVIARTTGCGFRDAHAHVKALLAHLHAQGRTVSTLTAADLEGVGLNLPQAEVHRALNPAEFIARRTTFGGPAPSVMAGALTVARDRLNTDTTHHDHLTTRFMNARTHLEGGRL from the coding sequence ATGTGGCATGACACCTATCTGCGGGTCGTCCTGCAACCCGATTACGACTACGCCTCCGAGCACCTGCTGCCCCACCTGTTCGACGCCCTGAGTGCCCACGCCCTGATGCTGGACGGCTGCGGCGTGGCGCACGCGGACGAGGCGGCAGCGTTGCTGCGCGAGCTGCGCCGCGAGCCCTTCCCCGCCTACGATCCCAGTGTCGAGGACGTGTTCTTCACGCTGGACCGGACGCTGGCCGCCCGCAACGCGGGCGCGGCCGGCGCGCTGCGAACGGCGCTGTCCCGCAACGATCTGGACATGACCCTCTATCGGCTGAGCGCCCGACAGCGCCTGATGCGGGCGATGGAGCGGGTGCTGCAGCTGCGGCGCACCCTGCTGGACCTCGCCGCGCGTGAGATCGACACGGTGATCGTTGCGTACACCCACCACCAGCCCGCTCAGCCCACCACCCTCGCGCATTACCTGACGGCGGTGGAAAACGTCCTGTCACGCGACACGGCGCGCATGCTGGGGGCCATGACCCACCTGAATCTCAGCCCGATGGGCGCGGTGGCGCTGGGCGGCACCAGCGTTCCCATTGACCGGACGCGCACGGCGGCGCTGCTGGCCTTCGACCGACCGATCGAGAACACGTACGACGCCGTGAGCGCCAGCGACTGGCAGGTGGAGATCGCCAGCGTGATCACGGTGGTCTCGACCACCCTGTCGCGGGTCCTGTACGACCTGCTGTTCTGGGCGTCGCGCGGACTCCTGTCGCTGGAAGACGGCCTGGTGCAGGGCAGCAGCGTGATGCCGCAGAAACGCAACCCGGTGGCGCTGGAACACGCCCGTACCAAGTTCAGCAAGGCCATCGGCGTGACGCAGAGCGTGATCATCTCCAGCCACAACGTCCCGTTCGGGGACATCAACGATCCCGGCGCAGACCTGCAGCCCGCCCTGACCAGCATGTGGCACGACTTCCGCGACGGCCTGGACCTGCTGATCTCCTCGCTGACCAATCCCAGGCTCAACCGCGAAGAATGGGTGCGGGAGGCGCGGCAGGGCGAGACGGTGGTCACCGAACTGGCCGACGTGATTGCCCGCACGACCGGGTGCGGGTTCCGGGACGCCCACGCTCACGTCAAGGCGCTCCTCGCGCACCTGCATGCTCAGGGCCGCACCGTCAGCACCCTGACGGCCGCCGATCTTGAGGGGGTCGGCCTGAACCTGCCCCAGGCGGAGGTGCACCGTGCCCTGAATCCAGCAGAGTTCATCGCCCGCCGCACCACCTTTGGCGGCCCTGCCCCGTCGGTGATGGCCGGAGCACTCACGGTGGCCCGCGACCGCCTGAACACCGACACCACCCACCACGATCACCTCACCACCCGCTTCATGAACGCCCGCACGCACCTCGAAGGAGGTCGGCTATGA
- a CDS encoding TetR/AcrR family transcriptional regulator encodes MMRTQSASKTRAGSPHKRERILEAARTLFLTEGYERTSVDAISARAEVSKRTVYDYFGDKEAVFVAVVEAAKRTLMASVQAALDDELTEGRDLGAALLGFTRRVATDTFSSSSYVVLRKLLVTEAARFPLPGQPAGDTPETKIAERFATLTQVGLLEAPNALRAAEHFTALTFVLALDHLGQNSWRELGSDDLAEIDPILVDGVAAFLRAYGPLRRLP; translated from the coding sequence ATGATGAGGACGCAGAGTGCGAGCAAGACGCGGGCCGGTTCCCCCCACAAGCGCGAGCGCATTCTGGAGGCGGCCCGCACGCTCTTCCTCACCGAGGGCTACGAACGGACGAGCGTTGACGCGATCTCCGCGCGCGCTGAAGTCTCGAAGCGGACCGTCTACGACTACTTCGGTGACAAGGAGGCGGTGTTCGTCGCCGTGGTGGAAGCGGCCAAGCGGACGTTGATGGCGTCCGTGCAGGCCGCGCTGGATGACGAACTGACCGAGGGCCGTGACCTCGGGGCGGCGCTGCTCGGCTTTACCCGGCGGGTCGCCACCGACACGTTCTCGTCGTCGTCGTACGTTGTCCTCCGGAAACTGCTGGTGACCGAGGCCGCACGCTTTCCCCTGCCCGGACAGCCGGCAGGCGACACGCCGGAGACGAAGATCGCCGAACGCTTTGCCACGCTCACCCAGGTTGGTCTGCTGGAGGCCCCCAATGCACTTCGGGCGGCGGAGCACTTCACCGCGCTCACCTTCGTACTGGCGCTGGATCACCTGGGGCAGAACTCCTGGCGTGAACTGGGCAGCGATGACCTGGCCGAGATCGACCCCATCCTTGTCGATGGGGTCGCGGCCTTCCTGCGGGCGTATGGACCGCTTCGGCGCCTCCCGTAG
- a CDS encoding SRPBCC domain-containing protein, which produces MPRAARAEITLEAPLERVFDLLVDFGAYRRWNPFVVDVTGASRAAEGVQMRFRLRWREGRYIHSDERVTRVHPPADGAALVAWRYDSPFARWGLLRSERVQTLRRLPNGHTAYTTEEVFHGPAAIFVPVQWVQAGFEAQARAMQRDLSSA; this is translated from the coding sequence ATGCCCCGTGCCGCCCGCGCTGAGATCACGCTCGAAGCCCCTCTGGAACGGGTCTTTGACCTGCTGGTGGACTTCGGCGCCTACAGGCGCTGGAATCCCTTCGTGGTGGACGTCACGGGCGCCAGCCGCGCGGCCGAGGGCGTGCAGATGCGCTTCCGGCTGCGCTGGCGTGAGGGCCGGTACATCCATTCCGACGAACGGGTCACGCGCGTGCACCCTCCTGCCGATGGTGCGGCGCTGGTCGCCTGGCGGTACGACAGTCCGTTCGCCCGCTGGGGCCTCCTGCGCTCCGAGCGGGTGCAGACGCTCCGGCGCCTCCCGAACGGCCACACGGCCTACACCACCGAGGAGGTCTTTCACGGCCCGGCCGCCATCTTCGTCCCCGTGCAGTGGGTGCAGGCGGGATTCGAAGCCCAGGCGCGGGCCATGCAACGTGACCTGTCGTCCGCCTGA
- a CDS encoding CARDB domain-containing protein — MINPMHIIAGVFTLSALVSCGGGTPSGSTPAPSAGGSIKAEVTSVKEVPSTTSSTKLAFEFTFKNTGTKTLAQTSAKVAFTLGTKQVGDDIAVLNAPLAPGETKSVDSVSVPAPSAYTCYTYSVTAIPDDYSGTYQFTSTPQCH, encoded by the coding sequence ATGATCAACCCGATGCACATCATTGCCGGAGTGTTTACCCTCAGCGCCCTCGTCAGCTGTGGCGGCGGCACGCCCAGCGGCAGCACGCCGGCACCCAGCGCAGGTGGAAGCATCAAAGCGGAAGTGACCAGCGTGAAGGAAGTGCCTTCGACCACGTCCAGCACCAAGCTGGCGTTTGAGTTCACGTTCAAGAACACCGGCACCAAGACGCTGGCGCAGACCTCAGCGAAAGTCGCCTTTACCCTGGGCACCAAGCAGGTCGGTGACGACATTGCCGTCCTGAACGCGCCGCTGGCCCCTGGAGAGACGAAGAGCGTGGATTCCGTGTCGGTGCCTGCACCGAGCGCCTACACCTGCTACACATACTCGGTGACGGCCATTCCGGACGATTACAGCGGCACGTACCAGTTCACCTCAACGCCTCAGTGCCACTGA
- a CDS encoding nuclear transport factor 2 family protein has product MTAMTSVSDVFMRVHEIFNTGDQQQIDTLFWPSSDLLVIGSDPQEWWEGEAPVRHVLRTQLNEMRAGGIQVQPGPRQRIVERGDTGWGAEDVHLVMPDGQVVPARLTLVCVRDGEEWRVAHWHLSFGVGNETALGQDLTM; this is encoded by the coding sequence ATGACGGCCATGACTTCAGTGAGTGACGTCTTCATGCGGGTCCACGAGATCTTCAACACCGGTGATCAGCAACAGATCGACACGCTGTTCTGGCCGTCAAGTGACCTGCTCGTCATCGGATCTGACCCCCAGGAATGGTGGGAAGGCGAAGCGCCCGTACGCCACGTGCTCCGCACGCAATTAAACGAGATGCGCGCTGGTGGCATCCAGGTGCAGCCCGGACCACGCCAGCGCATCGTGGAACGCGGCGACACCGGATGGGGGGCCGAGGACGTCCACCTGGTCATGCCCGACGGTCAGGTGGTGCCCGCGCGGCTGACGTTGGTCTGCGTGCGTGACGGAGAGGAGTGGCGGGTGGCGCACTGGCACTTGTCGTTCGGGGTGGGCAACGAGACGGCCCTCGGTCAGGACTTGACCATGTGA
- a CDS encoding serine hydrolase domain-containing protein codes for MVPTHPDVAALTERVQALMLEHKVPGVALGLIVDGEAHTAAFGVTNAEHPLPVTEDTLFQIGSITKTYTALALMRLVERSELDLDTPIRLHLPEFRLVDEEVAARVTLRHLLTHTGSWPGDFFEKQGDGDDALARYVARMADLEQTLPLGEVYSYNNAGFALAGRLLEVRTGQSVEAAIRDLVLQPLGLQASFFFPNEVMTRRFAVGHFELERGAEPVVARDWYVGRYAAAMGGLVTSVTDQLRYARFWLNGGVSETGERLLSPATIAQMREPYLPASPVASIGLAWHVRDVDGVQLMSHGGGTNGQIAQLTLAPEHGVAVSVLTNALNGSELVTALLGEVLERLLGVKVPAPEPLTLSPEDLEPYAGRYRGRPNGEIFEFRPANGGLILEFSPGDYSAFADRPAPPPVPPRQVALTSERTFVITEGEGKGAQGEFLRDASGAVRWVRAGRVLERIDPA; via the coding sequence ATGGTGCCCACCCACCCCGACGTCGCCGCCCTCACCGAACGCGTTCAGGCGCTCATGCTCGAACACAAGGTCCCCGGCGTCGCCCTTGGCCTGATCGTGGACGGGGAAGCGCACACGGCCGCGTTCGGCGTCACCAACGCCGAGCATCCCCTCCCGGTCACCGAGGACACGCTCTTCCAGATCGGCAGCATCACCAAGACGTACACCGCCCTGGCGCTGATGCGCCTGGTCGAGCGCAGCGAGCTCGACCTCGACACGCCCATCCGCCTCCACCTGCCCGAATTCCGGCTCGTGGACGAGGAAGTCGCCGCGCGCGTCACGCTCCGCCATCTCCTCACCCACACTGGCAGCTGGCCCGGGGACTTCTTCGAGAAGCAGGGCGACGGGGACGACGCGCTCGCCCGGTACGTCGCCCGCATGGCCGACCTCGAACAGACGTTGCCGCTCGGGGAGGTGTACTCGTACAACAACGCCGGCTTCGCCCTCGCTGGGCGGCTCCTCGAGGTGCGGACCGGCCAGAGTGTCGAGGCCGCCATCCGCGACCTCGTGCTCCAACCGCTCGGTCTGCAGGCCTCGTTCTTCTTCCCGAACGAGGTCATGACGCGCCGCTTCGCGGTCGGGCACTTCGAGCTGGAGCGGGGGGCCGAGCCGGTCGTGGCCCGCGACTGGTACGTCGGTCGGTACGCGGCCGCGATGGGCGGCCTGGTGACGTCCGTCACGGACCAGCTGCGCTACGCGCGCTTCTGGCTGAATGGCGGGGTGAGCGAGACGGGTGAGCGGCTGCTGTCCCCGGCGACCATCGCCCAGATGCGTGAACCGTATCTCCCCGCCTCGCCGGTCGCCTCCATCGGGCTCGCCTGGCACGTGCGTGACGTGGACGGCGTGCAGCTCATGTCGCACGGCGGAGGGACGAACGGGCAGATCGCGCAGCTCACCCTCGCCCCAGAGCACGGCGTTGCCGTGAGCGTCCTGACGAACGCCTTGAACGGGAGCGAGCTCGTGACCGCCCTGCTCGGCGAGGTCCTGGAGCGCCTGCTGGGCGTGAAGGTGCCCGCACCGGAGCCGCTCACACTCAGTCCCGAAGACCTCGAGCCGTATGCCGGGCGGTACCGGGGGCGGCCGAACGGGGAAATCTTCGAGTTCCGCCCGGCGAACGGCGGCCTGATCCTCGAGTTCTCCCCTGGGGACTACTCGGCCTTCGCGGACCGGCCTGCTCCGCCTCCGGTGCCCCCGCGGCAGGTGGCGTTGACGTCCGAGCGGACGTTCGTGATCACTGAAGGAGAGGGGAAGGGCGCGCAGGGGGAGTTCCTGCGCGACGCGAGCGGCGCCGTGCGTTGGGTGCGGGCCGGCCGCGTGCTCGAGCGGATCGATCCCGCCTGA